A single region of the Triticum dicoccoides isolate Atlit2015 ecotype Zavitan chromosome 2B, WEW_v2.0, whole genome shotgun sequence genome encodes:
- the LOC119360271 gene encoding uncharacterized protein LOC119360271, translated as MATATTEGRGRQRASPDRLPVPPRPSSRSRSRSRYRHRAPPRHAPGSRHAQGRPRAEPYKGSPLAAFLYLCAALGVAVAIRLCASTPPSYSTLRAYRGLAAAVVGALVIVLFLRHPPRWADQEYPHGPNQIPAAPTRQIQPEQPRLLPTLSITITGGILDASQVAAAIRSSMADSTRPTPAVNPPQADSSDSDSDGCGSSTNGDETNNLWYTPVHLLKAGDVCLILPVFIQQFQEMAPGLTEAESLELLLRAFRDANKSERFHRLSDVVEENQRIIYSDPHALTDKSTGALIMTMKITAKLVHLIWYELDVQNWKLCQEVKKVCFQEVVGQSVEKLLDVALSFSNGSWSADHPLPMLTTFDALVDVLHNIRELPFSRIEYIPDEVADIPDLPCSRYESIHNVVAHIFCKMVVDLIGILEGTINDMHISRERAIHPVTALLVRYLEFFYCNGEMMQSVLGTGDCTIELIMIGSWVSKLSEDAEVMFPGKGQRCIE; from the exons atggcgacggcgacgacggaagGCCGTGGGCGACAGAGAGCGAGTCCGGACCGCCTTCCCGTGCCTCCCCGCCCCAGCTCTCGGTCCCGCTCCCGCTCCCGGTATCGGCATCGCGCGCCGCCTCGCCACGCTCCCGGGTCCCGGCATGCTCAGGGCCGTCCCCGCGCTGAGCCGTACAAAGGAAGTCCACTTGCAGCTTTCCTATACTTGTGCGCTGCGCTTGGAGTTGCCGTCGCCATTCGGCTGTGCGCAAGTACGCCTCCTTCGTACAGCACGTTGCGGGCCTACCGAGGCCTCGCCGCCGCGGTCGTCGGCGCTCTCGTCATCGTCCTTTTTCTGAGGCATCCTCCCCGCTGGGCGGATCAGGAATACCCTCATGGACCTAATCAGATCCCGGCGGCTCCGACTCGGCAGATTCAACCGGAGCAGCCACGCCTCCTTCCCACGCTCTCCATCACCATCACTGGGGGCATACTGGACGCGAGCCAGGTTGCTGCTGCCATCCGCAGCTCCATGGCAGACAGCACCCGTCCGACTCCCGCCGTCAATCCACCCCAAGCTGACTCCTCCGATTCCGACTCCGACGGGTGCGGGTCAAGCACCAACGGCGACGAGACCAATAACTTGTGGTATACTCCCGTCCATCTCCTGAAAGCAGGGGATGTCTGTCTCATCCTCCCCGTCTTCATCCAGCAGTTCCAAGAGATGGCTCCAGGGTTAACCGAAGCTGAATCCCTTGAATTGCTGCTGAGAGCGTTCAGAGATGCCAACAAATCTGAGAGATTCCACAG ATTGTCCGACGTTGTTGAAGAGAACCAACGGATTATCTATTCGGATCCTCATGCGTTGACAGACAAATCGACAGGGGCTTTGATCATGACGATGAAAATTACTGCAAAACTTGTACATTTGATCTGGTACGAATTAGATGTGCAGAATTGGAAGCTATGTCAGGAAGTCAAAAAGGTATGCTTTCAAGAGGTTGTTGGGCAATCTGTAGAGAAGCTCCTTGATGTTGCACTTTCTTTCAGCAATGGAAGTTGGTCTGCTGATCATCCTTTGCCAATGCTGACTACCTTTGATGCGCTTGTCGATGTCTTACATAACATAAGGGAATTGCCTTTCAGCAGAATCGAGTATATTCCTGATGAGGTCGCTGATATACCGGACTTGCCCTGCAGCAGATATGAGTCCATACATAATGTGGTTGCTCATATTTTTTGTAAGATGGTGGTTGATTTGATAGGAATACTTGAGGGGACTATCAATGACATGCATATCAGCAGAGAACGTGCTATACATCCAGTAACTGCTCTTCTTGTACGATACCTGGAATTTTTCTATTGTAACGGAGAGATGATGCAGTCAGTACTTGGCACCGGGGATTGCACTATTGAGCTTATCATGATTGGCTCTTGGGTCTCCAAGCTCAGTGAAGATGCAGAGGTAATGTTCCCAGGGAAGGGACAAAGGTGCATTGAATAA